One genomic window of Nocardioides daphniae includes the following:
- a CDS encoding DUF1015 family protein, whose translation MEFLHQQLLPSAGSDDVFFHHTVEEAINAATASYSSVLLPAPDYSLLDRAMDLGELLPEKATSFQPKPSLGVLMRSVDSELMAPPAAS comes from the coding sequence GTGGAGTTCCTGCACCAGCAGCTCCTCCCCTCGGCCGGCTCCGACGACGTCTTCTTCCACCACACGGTGGAGGAGGCGATCAACGCTGCGACCGCGTCGTACAGCAGCGTGCTGCTCCCCGCTCCTGACTACTCGCTCCTGGACCGCGCCATGGACCTCGGGGAGCTCCTTCCCGAGAAGGCCACGTCGTTCCAGCCCAAGCCGAGCCTGGGTGTCCTGATGCGATCGGTCGACTCCGAGCTCATGGCCCCGCCCGCGGCTTCCTGA
- a CDS encoding DUF1015 family protein — protein MAGRGLRGDRPRACAVPARVLGARHDDPGPGRRPAALHARRVRGGERSVFAHEAIHPEQADELAARMHEMGINPAPILLVHRGPESVREVQRQVMAQTPDHAYTDRSGQDHRLWRITSPDHLTVIAEGLAGGRFMIADGHHRYAAYLRLQERHPGTPWDRGLTMVVDQDDTPFFLGPIHRTFKRRSLQALKTAAEAIGTTAREMPEADALRQLGPRAMVATDGHRWMVLDLPRTLT, from the coding sequence CTGGCAGGACGAGGGCTTCGTGGAGATCGACCACGAGCCTGCGCTGTACCTGCACGAGTACTCGGTGCACGGCATGACGATCCGGGGCCTGGTCGGCGGCCTGCAGCTCTCCACGCGCGCCGCGTCAGAGGAGGAGAGCGTTCTGTATTCGCGCACGAGGCGATCCATCCCGAACAGGCCGACGAGCTGGCCGCGCGCATGCACGAGATGGGCATCAACCCCGCCCCCATCCTGCTCGTGCACCGCGGCCCCGAGTCGGTCCGCGAGGTGCAGCGCCAGGTCATGGCACAGACGCCGGACCACGCGTACACCGATCGCAGCGGCCAGGACCACCGGCTCTGGCGGATCACCTCCCCGGACCACCTGACGGTGATCGCCGAGGGACTCGCGGGCGGACGCTTCATGATCGCCGACGGGCACCACAGGTACGCCGCGTACCTGCGCCTCCAGGAACGTCACCCCGGTACGCCGTGGGACCGCGGCCTCACCATGGTCGTCGACCAGGACGACACCCCCTTCTTTCTCGGGCCGATCCACCGCACCTTCAAGCGCCGCAGCCTGCAGGCGCTCAAGACGGCCGCCGAGGCGATCGGCACCACCGCGCGGGAGATGCCCGAGGCCGACGCACTGCGCCAGCTGGGCCCACGGGCCATGGTCGCCACTGACGGACACCGTTGGATGGTGCTCGACCTGCCCAGGACCCTGACCTGA
- a CDS encoding HAD-IIA family hydrolase, with amino-acid sequence MLQESTTGLVHAYDLVMLDLDGVVYISGAAVPGVPEALGRLRDERVHVAFVTNNASRTARTVADHLTELGVPASEHDVVTSAQAAAGLLLDRHGAGARLLTMGADGLVGALKDVGLVPVLDPADPDVVGVVTGYGPDVVWKDLMKVAVRIRDGLPWVATNTDLTIPTAFGVAPGHGAQVEMLERFAEQTPLVAGKPARPLLDETVKRVGGEHPLMVGDRLDTDIEGGANAGVDTLLVLTGVSGLSEVVAAGVHERPSYIARTLEGLFTPHPVPEVLETSQLPEGGVAGARCGGWSAVVGQDGKLAVEGTGGADDWWRTVAVAGWTYADAAGHPPLVNRLVPPT; translated from the coding sequence GTGTTGCAGGAATCCACGACCGGGCTCGTTCACGCCTACGACCTGGTGATGCTGGATCTCGACGGCGTCGTCTACATCAGTGGGGCCGCCGTGCCCGGCGTGCCGGAGGCTCTGGGGCGCCTGCGTGACGAAAGGGTGCACGTCGCCTTCGTCACCAACAACGCGTCGCGCACCGCACGGACGGTGGCCGACCACCTCACCGAGCTGGGAGTGCCGGCGTCCGAGCACGACGTGGTGACCTCCGCGCAGGCCGCCGCCGGCCTCCTGCTCGACCGGCACGGCGCCGGGGCTCGGTTGCTGACGATGGGGGCGGACGGACTGGTGGGGGCGCTCAAGGACGTGGGCCTCGTGCCCGTGCTGGACCCTGCCGACCCCGACGTGGTCGGTGTGGTCACCGGCTACGGACCCGACGTCGTCTGGAAGGACCTGATGAAGGTGGCGGTCCGCATCCGCGACGGACTGCCCTGGGTGGCCACGAACACCGACCTCACCATCCCCACCGCCTTCGGCGTCGCGCCCGGCCACGGGGCCCAGGTCGAGATGCTGGAGCGCTTCGCCGAGCAGACGCCGCTGGTGGCCGGCAAGCCCGCTCGGCCCCTGCTGGACGAGACGGTCAAGCGGGTCGGGGGAGAGCACCCGCTGATGGTCGGCGACCGCCTGGACACGGACATCGAGGGCGGCGCCAACGCCGGCGTCGACACGCTGCTGGTGCTGACCGGGGTGAGCGGTCTGTCCGAGGTCGTCGCGGCGGGGGTGCACGAGCGACCGTCGTACATCGCCCGCACGCTCGAGGGCCTCTTCACCCCCCATCCCGTGCCGGAGGTGCTGGAAACGTCGCAGCTCCCCGAGGGCGGGGTCGCCGGCGCCCGGTGCGGCGGTTGGAGTGCCGTCGTCGGCCAGGACGGCAAGCTCGCGGTGGAGGGCACCGGGGGCGCCGACGACTGGTGGCGCACGGTCGCCGTGGCCGGGTGGACGTACGCGGACGCCGCCGGGCACCCGCCACTCGTCAACAGGCTCGTGCCGCCGACGTGA
- a CDS encoding NAD kinase produces the protein MEALAHRRYTIEDRLTIDVDVYQGKDLVTSTFALNEASVEKAARERMLEVVVGIDGRPLSRWGCDGVVCATPTGSTAYNFSAGGPVVWPGVEALLMVPISAHALFARPMVVAPTSVMVVEVLAGNESSGVLWCDGRRAVDLPPGARIEVRRGSSPVRLVRLHEAPFTDRLVAKFGLSAEGWRGSAERRRRAAEDAQGATTPTEDAVV, from the coding sequence ATCGAGGCGCTGGCCCACCGTCGTTACACGATCGAGGACCGCCTCACGATCGACGTCGACGTCTACCAGGGCAAGGACCTGGTCACCAGCACCTTCGCGCTCAACGAGGCCAGCGTCGAGAAGGCTGCCCGCGAGCGGATGCTGGAGGTCGTCGTCGGCATCGACGGACGCCCCCTGTCGCGGTGGGGCTGCGACGGCGTCGTCTGCGCCACGCCGACGGGGTCGACCGCGTACAACTTCAGCGCCGGCGGGCCGGTCGTGTGGCCGGGCGTCGAGGCGCTCCTCATGGTGCCCATCAGTGCCCACGCCCTCTTCGCCCGCCCCATGGTGGTGGCCCCCACCTCCGTGATGGTGGTCGAGGTCCTGGCCGGCAACGAGAGCTCCGGCGTCCTGTGGTGCGACGGTCGTCGCGCCGTCGACCTTCCGCCCGGCGCGCGGATCGAGGTGCGCCGCGGCAGCAGCCCGGTACGCCTCGTACGTCTGCACGAAGCCCCCTTCACCGACCGCCTGGTCGCCAAGTTCGGTCTCTCCGCGGAGGGCTGGCGAGGCTCGGCCGAGCGCAGGCGCCGAGCGGCCGAGGACGCGCAGGGCGCCACGACTCCGACGGAGGACGCCGTTGTTTGA
- the recN gene encoding DNA repair protein RecN — translation MFEEIRISQLGVIDSSTLELGPGFTVITGETGAGKTMVVTALGLLLGGRADSGAVRRGATSARVEGVVVADGLTDFVEQVEEHGGEPEDGRVVLARNISAEGRSRAWVGGAGVPAAKLAQVAEPLVAVHGQSDQHRLLKPAAQREALDRFAGEEVARLGVEFADAWRHLAGVERELHDVVSSARERAREADQLRFALEEIEKVSPEPGEDTVLAAEETRLGFADTLRVAAETAREALSSEHGTPDALGATAAARGALEGVREHDPEAAGLADRLAELTYLLSDLAADVASYASNLDTDPLRLAAVSERRAALIALTRKYGETIDEVLEWSGTAAQRLTELDDTDGRIEELKAARAEARATVARLGAELSRQRTAAAVRLGQAVSDELTLLAMPHATLEVTVTQQEAAPPTGEPSGPVIEVDGRHLRGTVHGFDDVELLLAANAGMNPRPLDKGASGGELSRVMLAVEVVLAATTTVPTFVFDEVDAGVGGKAAIEIGRRLATLARNAQVLVVTHLPQVAAFADRHIVVAKSSDGSVTTSGLHTLAEEERERELSRMLAGLEDSDTALAHARELIEAARATR, via the coding sequence TTGTTTGAGGAGATCCGCATCAGCCAGCTCGGGGTGATCGACTCCTCGACGCTCGAGCTGGGTCCCGGCTTCACCGTCATCACCGGTGAGACGGGCGCAGGAAAGACCATGGTCGTGACCGCTCTCGGCCTGCTGCTGGGCGGTCGTGCCGACAGCGGCGCCGTGCGCCGAGGTGCCACCTCCGCACGGGTCGAGGGAGTCGTGGTCGCCGACGGGCTGACCGACTTCGTCGAGCAGGTCGAGGAGCACGGCGGTGAGCCCGAGGACGGGCGCGTCGTCCTGGCGCGCAACATCTCCGCCGAGGGGCGCTCGCGCGCGTGGGTCGGTGGCGCCGGGGTGCCTGCCGCCAAGCTGGCCCAGGTGGCGGAGCCCCTCGTCGCGGTGCACGGCCAGTCCGACCAGCACCGTCTCCTCAAGCCGGCCGCCCAGCGCGAGGCCCTCGACCGGTTCGCCGGTGAGGAGGTCGCCCGGCTGGGCGTCGAGTTCGCCGACGCCTGGCGTCACCTGGCCGGCGTCGAGCGCGAGCTCCACGACGTGGTCAGCAGCGCCCGCGAGCGGGCGCGCGAGGCCGACCAGCTGCGCTTCGCCCTCGAGGAGATCGAGAAGGTCTCGCCCGAGCCCGGGGAGGACACGGTGCTCGCTGCCGAGGAGACCCGGCTGGGCTTCGCCGACACCTTGCGCGTGGCGGCCGAGACCGCCCGTGAGGCGCTCTCCTCCGAGCACGGCACCCCCGACGCCCTCGGGGCCACCGCAGCTGCACGGGGCGCCCTGGAGGGCGTACGTGAGCACGACCCGGAGGCCGCCGGCCTCGCCGACCGCCTCGCCGAGCTGACCTACCTGCTTTCCGACCTCGCGGCCGACGTGGCGTCGTACGCGTCGAACCTGGACACCGACCCGCTGCGCCTGGCTGCCGTCAGTGAACGGCGGGCGGCGCTGATCGCCCTCACCCGCAAGTACGGCGAGACGATCGACGAGGTGCTCGAGTGGAGCGGGACCGCTGCCCAGCGGCTCACCGAGCTCGACGACACCGACGGACGGATCGAGGAGCTGAAGGCCGCGCGCGCCGAGGCACGCGCCACGGTCGCCCGGCTGGGGGCCGAGCTCAGCAGGCAGCGCACCGCAGCGGCAGTCCGGCTGGGGCAGGCCGTCAGCGACGAGCTCACCCTGCTGGCCATGCCGCACGCCACCCTCGAGGTGACGGTGACCCAGCAGGAGGCGGCGCCGCCGACCGGTGAGCCCAGCGGCCCGGTGATCGAGGTCGACGGCCGCCACCTGCGCGGCACGGTCCACGGGTTCGACGACGTGGAGCTCCTGCTGGCCGCCAACGCCGGCATGAACCCGCGTCCGCTCGACAAGGGCGCCTCCGGCGGTGAGCTGTCACGGGTGATGCTCGCGGTCGAGGTGGTCCTCGCGGCCACGACCACGGTTCCCACCTTCGTCTTCGACGAGGTCGACGCCGGTGTCGGCGGCAAGGCAGCCATCGAGATCGGCCGCCGGCTGGCCACCCTGGCCCGCAACGCGCAGGTCCTCGTGGTCACCCACCTGCCCCAGGTGGCCGCGTTCGCGGACCGCCACATCGTCGTGGCCAAGTCGAGCGACGGCAGCGTCACCACCTCCGGCCTGCACACGCTGGCCGAGGAGGAGCGCGAGCGTGAGCTCAGCCGCATGCTGGCCGGCCTGGAGGACTCCGACACCGCCCTGGCGCACGCTCGGGAGCTCATCGAGGCCGCTCGCGCGACGCGCTGA